From the genome of Kryptolebias marmoratus isolate JLee-2015 linkage group LG19, ASM164957v2, whole genome shotgun sequence, one region includes:
- the cpsf2 gene encoding cleavage and polyadenylation specificity factor subunit 2 has protein sequence MTSIIKLTALSGVQEESALCYLLQVDEFRFLLDCGWDENFSMDIIDAMKRHVHQVDAVLLSHPDPIHLGALPYAVGKLGLNCTIYATIPVYKMGQMFMYDLYQSRNNSEDFTLFTLDDVDSAFDKIQQLKYSQIVNLKGKGHGLSITPLPAGHMIGGTIWKIVKDGEEEIVYAVDFNHKREIHLNGCTLESISRPSLLITDSFNAAYVQPRRKQRDEQLLTNVMETLRGDGNVLIAVDTAGRVLELAQLLDQIWRTKDAGLGAYPLALLNNVSYNVVEFSKSQVEWMSDKLMRCFEDKRNNPFQFRHLTLCHSLADLARVPNPKVVLCSQPDLESGFSRELFIHLCENTKNSIILTYRTTPGTLARYLIDNPGEKMLDLEVRKRVKLEGKELEEYLEKDRIKKEAAKKLEQEQEVDVDSSDESDMDDDLDQPAAVKTKHHDLMMKSEGSRKGSFFKQAKKSYPMFPVHEERIKWDEYGEIIRVEDFLIPELQATEEEKNKLESGLTNGDEPMDQDLSVVPTKCISSVENLEIKARITYIDYEGRSDGDSIKKIINQMKPRQLVIVHGSPEASQDLAESCKAFSKDLKVYTPKLQETIDATSETHIYQVRLKDSLVSSLQFCKAKDTELAWIDGVLDMRVAKVDTGVMLEEGVKEEAEDSEIPMDVAPELGIDHNATAVAAQRAMKNLFGEDEKELSEESDVIPTLEPLPSNEISGHQSVFINEPRLSDFKQVLLREGIQAEFVGGVLVCNNLVAVRRTEPGRIGLEGCLCDDYYKIRELLYQQYAVV, from the exons GAAGCG ACATGTTCATCAGGTTGATGCAGTGCTGCTCTCCCACCCTGACCCCATTCATCTAGGAGCCCTGCCCTATGCTGTGGGCAAACTGGGTCTAAACTGTACTATCTATGCTACAATTCCTGTCTACAAAATGGGTCAGATGTTCATGTATGATTTATATCAG TCTCGAAACAACAGCGAGGATTTCACACTTTTCACCCTCGATGATGTGGACAGTGCTTTTGACAAAATCCAGCAGTTGAAATATTCTCAGATTGTCAATCTGAAAG GGAAGGGACATGGTCTTTCGATCACTCCTCTTCCAGCTGGACACATGATTGGAGGAACCATATGGAAAATTGTCAAGGATGGGGAGGAGGAAATTGTGTATGCTGTGGACTTCAACCACAAGAGAGAAAT CCACCTCAATGGCTGCACATTAGAGAGCATTAGTCGTCCATCTTTACTTATTACAGATTCCTTCAATGCTGCTTATGTACAACCACGTCGCAAGCAAAGAGACGAGCAGCTGCTCA CCAATGTAATGGAAACCTTGCGTGGTGATGGTAATGTCCTTATTGCTGTGGATACGGCTGGGCGAGTACTGGAGCTGGCACAGCTACTGGACCAAATTTGGAGAACAAAGGATGCTGGCCTGGGAGCTTACCCGTTAGCTCTGCTCAACAATGTCAGCTACAATGTGGTGGAATTCTCCAAGTCTCAG GTGGAATGGATGAGTGACAAACTCATGAGGTGTTTTgaggacaaaagaaacaacCCCTTCCAGTTCAGACACTTGACCCTGTGCCACAGTCTGGCAGACCTGGCCCGGGTCCCCAACCCCAAGGTGGTGCTGTGCAGCCAGCCAGACCTCGAGTCTGGCTTTTCCAGAGAATTATTCATCCATTTGtgtgaaaacaccaaaaattcCATCATCTTGACCTACCGCACCACACCTGGAACCTTGGCCCGGTACCTCATCGACAATCCTGGAGAAAAGATGTTGGATCTGGAG gtgaggaaaagagtaaagctTGAAGGCAAGGAGCTGGAAGAATATCTTGAAAAGGATagaataaagaaagaagcagcTAAAAAGCTTGAACAAGAACAAGA GGTAGATGTGGACTCGAGTGACGAGAGTGACATGGACGACGATCTGGATCAGCCAGCTGCCGTGAAAACCAAGCATCACGACTTGATGATGAAGAGCGAGGGGAGCCGTAAAGGCAGTTTCTTCAAACAGGCTAAAAAGTCCTATCCAATGTTCCCGGTACACGAGGAGAGAATCAAATGGGACGAGTATGGAGAAATCATCAG GGTGGAAGATTTTCTGATTCCTGAACTGCAAgccacagaggaggagaagaacaaactggaatctggCCTGACGAATGGAGATGAACCCATGGACCAGGATCTGTCTGTCGTCCCAACCAAATGCATCTCAAGTGTAGAAAACCTTGAAATAAA AGCCAGGATAACCTATATAGACTACGAAGGTCGCTCTGATGGCGACTCCATAAAGAAGATTATTAACCAGATGAAACCCAGACAGCTTGTAATTGTTCATGGGTCACCAGAAGCCAGTCAGGACCTGGCTGAGTCCTGCAAGGCTTTCAGCAAAGACCTCAAAGTGTACACACCCAAACTGCAAGAAACTATTGACGCCACCAGTGAGACACACATTTATCAG GTGCGTTTGAAAGACTCCTTGGTGAGCTCGCTGCAGTTCTGCAAGGCCAAAGACACGGAGCTGGCATGGATTGATGGTGTGCTGGACATGCGGGTAGCGAAGGTGGATACCGGCGTGATGCTGGAGGAGGGTGTGAAAGAAGAGGCGGAAGACAGCGAAATACCCATGGACGTCGCCCCCGAGCTTGGCATCGACCACAACGCCACGGCTGTGGCAGCTCAGCGCGCCATGAAGAACCTGTTCGGAGAGGATGAGAAGGAGCTATCCGAGGAGAGTGATGTCATTCCCACACTGGAGCCGCTGCCTTCGAACGAG ATTTCAGGGCATCAGTCCGTGTTCATCAATGAGCCTCGGCTGTCTGACTTCAAGCAGGTCCTTCTGAGAGAGGGCATCCAGGCTGAATTTGTTGGTGGAGTTCTTGTATGTAACAACTTGGTGGCCGTCCGCAGG